Part of the Bacteroidales bacterium genome is shown below.
AAAATAAGCTCGGTAAGGTCCAGCGGAAAGCCATAAGTATCATATAGCTCGAACGCCGTTTTGCCATCTACCACTTTGTAATTGTTCTTTTTGGTTCTGTCTATGACACCATCCAACAGCTTTATCCCTGTATCCAGCGTTTTCAGGAAAGTGCTTTCTTCTTTCCTGATCACTTTTCCGATTAAATCTTTCTGAGCATCGAGCTCAGGGAATGCATCACCCATGACCTCTATCAGAGTGGGAAGAAGCCTGTAAATGAAAGGTTCCTTAAAATCAAGGTAGGTGTATCCATATCTTACAGCCCGCCTTAATATACGGCGTATCACATACCCGGCTTTCACATTGGAAGGGAGTTGCCCATCAGCTATAGAGAAAGATATCGCCCGGAGATGATCGGCCACTACGCGCATGGCCACATCGGTCATATCTTCTTTACCATAATCCTTTCCTGCCATTTTGGAAAGTTCCTGGATAATGGGCTGAAAAAGATCGGTATCATAATTGGAATATTTATTCTGCATCACCAGGCAAAGCCTTTCAAAACCCATGCCCGTATCCACGTGCTTTTCGGGAAGCAATTCCAGCTCCCCGCTGGCCTTCTGGTTGAACTGAATGAAAACCAGGTTCCAGAGTTCGATGACCATGGGATGATTCTGGTTGACCAGCTCAGTACCGGGCTTTCTGTTTCTTTCTTCATTGTTTCTCAGATCCACATGAATCTCGGAACAAGGTCCACATGGGCCGGTATCGCCCATTTCCCAGAAATTATCTTCTTTAGAGCCGTATAAAATACGATCCTCCGGCAAATGATCCTTCCAGTGTTCCATGGCTTCATCGTCCCGCTCCAGACCATTTTCCTGATCCCCTTCAAATACGGTTGCATACAACCGGTCTTCCGAAATGCCCATCTCATCTGTAAGAAATTCCCAGGCCCAGGCGATGGCCTCTTTCTTGAAATAGTCGCCGAACGACCAGTTGCCAAGCATCTCAAACATGGTATGGTGGTAAGTGTCGTGCCCCACTTCTTCCAGATCGTTGTGTTTGCCCGAAACGCGCATGCATTTCTGTGTGTCGACCACGCGCTTGTTTTGGGGCGTTTCGTTACCCAAAAATATATCTTTAAACTGATTCATGCCTGCATTAATGAACATCAAGGTAGGGTCATCCTTCACAACCATCGGCGCAGAAGGAAAAATTGCATGTCCCTTGCGATTGAAAAAATTCAAATAAGCTTCCCTGATTTCTTTGGATTTCATAAAATTCTATTTTAAAATTGTCTAACCCGAATTATTCACAAATAATTTTGACGCTATTGAAAAACCTGGCTTTTTGCTTCAATAAATTTCGCAAAAAGCCGGTTTTTCTAATGCGGGGTTGCCTTGCTCCGCACGCTGTCGCTGAAGCTTTAGCGTAAGCGACTGAAGCTTCGCGAAGGCGAGCCTGCATCCACCCCGCAATCCACCCTTCATTCATAAACTTTCCCGCTTACCAGCGGGATTCGTTTATGAATAATGCAGGCTAAAATAATTCACTTAATTTAGCCAAAAACCTTTTTTTGCCCAAAATATTTTGTAAAATTAAATAATTCATTTAGATTTGCTAACATAAAGGATTTTGATACGTAAACAATAACGAAAAACAACCTTATTTTTATGGCAAAAATAAAATATCGTTTTGATCCACATACAATTACCTACCAAAGAATAGACAAAACAGCGAAAAGCAAATTACTTCAGGGGCTCCTGTATTTTGGTATTACCCTTGTGGCTGCCATCGTATTTAACATTCTTTTTACCGCACACTTTGATACACCCAAGGAGCACCGCCTGAAAAGTGAAAAGGAGGAGCTGGTTTTTAAATACGAAATGCTTTCCCAGAATATTGAGCATGTGAATCAGGCATTGAATTACATTGAACAACGTGATGATCATTTGTACAGACCCATTTTTGAACTGGACCCCATACCCGGTAACGTTCGTGAGGCAGGTTTCGGCGGTACCAACCGGTATGACGAGCTGAAAAAATATTCCAATTCGGATATTATGGTTTCCACCACCAAGGAGTTGGATAAATTGGAGAATGAATTATATATACAGTCGAAATCATTTGACTCGGTCATAAAAGAAGCCCGGAATAAGGAAAAGATGATTGCCCGTATTCCGGCGATACAACCCATAAGTATAAAAGATTATGGAAGGATAAGCGATTATTATGGAAGAAGGCGCGATCCCTTTACGGGTAATATGAGAATGCACCGTGGAATGGATTTTACAGGTCCCATAGGTACGGAAATTTATGCCACAGGGAAAGGTGTGATTGAACAGGCCGGATATTCTGCCTACGGTTACGGTAAAGAAGTGGTGATCAATCATGGATATGGATATAGAACCGTGTATGCCCACCTAGACGAAATTCATGTAGAAAAAGGCGATACGGTATCCCGTGGTGAAGTGATCGGAACATTGGGGAATACCGGACGCTCAACCGGACCGCACCTTCATTATGAGGTCAGAAAGGGCAACCGTGCTGTAAATCCATTTCATTATTACTTTGATGACATCACTGCCGACCAATATGATAAGATGATCTCTGCAGCAGAAGAGAACAGAAGACCAATGGATTAATAACTTCTATGGAAAGATATAAATATAAATATAATCCCCGGACAGTTAGATACGAAAAGGTAAAGCTTACCCGGAAGGATAAGTTTATGCGGTTTCTTACATACTTTACCGCTACCCTGGTATTGGCCGTGTTGTACAATCTTCTATTCAGCACATTTTTTGATACACCCAGGGAAAAAGAATTGATGCGGGAGAAAAATCAGCTCGAGTTGCAGTATGAGATGTTAAACGATAAGTTCGACCGGGTTGAAAAAGTCTTACAAGATCTTAAGGAAAGAGACAACAACATTTACCGGATTATTTTTGAAACCGAGCCCATACCGAGTTCAGTCAGGCAGGCAGGTTATGGTGGTTCCGAACAGTATGAGGAGCTGAGAAGTCTTGAAAATTCCGAGTTGATCATTGAAACCAATCAAAGGCTGGATAAATTATCCAAACAGCTTTATGTCCAGTCGAAATCCTATGATGAGATTGTTAATATGGCCAAAAACAAGGAAAAAATGCTCTCATCTATCCCTGCTATTATGCCTGTTTCCAATGAAGACCTTACCCGTACGGCCTCCGGGTTTGGCTGGAGGATTCATCCCATCTATAAGATAAGAAAGTTGCATGAAGGAATGGATTTTACAGCTCCTACGGGTACAAAGATTTATGCTACGGGAGATGGTGTAGTGGAAAAGGTTAAAAGTTCCAAAAGAGGTTATGGTAAAAGAGTGGTTCTTGATCATGGGTTTGGTTATAAAACCCGTTACGCCCACCTGGATGAATTTAATGTACGTAGGGGAGAAGAGGTTAAACGAGGCGACGTTATCGGGTATGTAGGGAATTCAGGATTATCGGTTGCTCCACATCTTCACTATGAAGTCGAAAAAGATGGTGAAAACGTGGATCCGGTCCATTATTATTTTAATGACCTTACGCCCGAACAATATGAAAGGATGATTTTCATCTCCAGCAACAGTGGACAGTCTTTAGATTGAGCGAACCATTATGAAGGATTTGTCGGGAAAATTACTGTGTCTCCTTCCTTTCCTCTGGGCTTCGCTTTTGTCGTACGCCCAGACAGATTCTCTTTCAAATCCGAACGATACCCTTGATGTTAACGCCACTGAGCTAATAAATGACGATTCCGTTGAAGTGATCATTCCTACCTTTTTGGGCAACAAACAGAGAAATTATTATGGATCCAATCCACCTGAAAGTTTGGAGATTAAATGGAAAAGATACCTGGGAAAGGGCAAGACTGTTATTTCCAGGAAAATCGGGGAGAAGGAGTGGAAAGGTGCAGGCTGGACCGGTCAGCCTTTGCTTGTGAAAGAAGGAGATGATTTGTTTCTCATTCAGGGAGCCTATGACCACAATCTGAAAAAGGTACATGCTGCAAGTGGAGAGCTGGTATGGGAATATGCGTTTGACGATGTTATAAAAGGTACCGGAACCATTTGGTATAAACCGGACTACCCGGAACCGGAAAACCGGATGGTCATCTTACAGGGAAGCCGTTTGGGTGTGGGCAATTACCTGGACAGCGATCATATTCCCAGTTACCGGGCTATATCTTATTTTACCGGGGAGGAGTTGTGGCGGCATGATGTGAAATGGACCCATAGTTACAGCAGGGATGTGGATGGTTCCGCTCTGGTTATCAATGACACGGTGTATATCGGCCTGGAAAATTCCCTGTTTACAGTGTTTGATCCCGATTACAAAAATGCCGAAATGAAGGATGACATGCTGCAGCCCAAAATCCATCAACAGCTAAGGTTATACGATATGCCTGATGTGGAAAAACATGATCACAATGTGGTTACCGAATCTTCACCCTCCTTGCTGGGGAATCGTATATACGTAACTTCAGGGGCCGGACATGTTTACGGTTATAATCTGAAAACCCGAAAACTGGATTGGGATTTTTACATAGGCTCTGATCTGGATGGCTCAGCAGTAGTAACTTCTGATAGTTGCCTGATGGTTTCAGTTGAAAAACAATATATTAAAGGAAAAGGAGGCGCCTTTAAGCTGGATCCTTCAAAATCTCCTGAGAACTCTGTAATTTGGTATTTTCCCACGGATAGTACTGATCTCCTTAGCTGGGAGGGCGGAATCATTGGATCAATAGGCATTAATGACAATTACACCGGGGAAGAAGAGGAAAAACTCGCAGCATTTATTGGGCTGGATGGGTATCTTTATGTGGTAAACCATCAAAAAATCCAACCCGGTAAGAAGGTGCCCGGTCCGGACAGTACGACTTATCATCCTACCCCGGAACTGATTTATAAAAAAAAGGTGGGGCCTTCGATTTCAACTCCCGTTTTTTATGAGAACAAACTGCTGGCAGCCACTTACGATGGGCTGTATCTATTTGAATATAACCGGCAGCAGGAATTCGTGCTTAAAGATAAATTTGCGGCTCCTTTTGAAGCTACGCCAATAGCTTATAACGGATGTATCTATATAGCATCGCGGAACGGATATCTTTATTGCTTTTCCGGTTAAAATGGATTGGAGTTTCCTTACAGATTTTATTAATTTGGAATTATAAATAAAACTTTAGAAAATGCCCTACAAAGAACAAAAAGTAGATAAGTTATAT
Proteins encoded:
- a CDS encoding M23 family metallopeptidase, with protein sequence MERYKYKYNPRTVRYEKVKLTRKDKFMRFLTYFTATLVLAVLYNLLFSTFFDTPREKELMREKNQLELQYEMLNDKFDRVEKVLQDLKERDNNIYRIIFETEPIPSSVRQAGYGGSEQYEELRSLENSELIIETNQRLDKLSKQLYVQSKSYDEIVNMAKNKEKMLSSIPAIMPVSNEDLTRTASGFGWRIHPIYKIRKLHEGMDFTAPTGTKIYATGDGVVEKVKSSKRGYGKRVVLDHGFGYKTRYAHLDEFNVRRGEEVKRGDVIGYVGNSGLSVAPHLHYEVEKDGENVDPVHYYFNDLTPEQYERMIFISSNSGQSLD
- a CDS encoding M23 family metallopeptidase, with the protein product MAKIKYRFDPHTITYQRIDKTAKSKLLQGLLYFGITLVAAIVFNILFTAHFDTPKEHRLKSEKEELVFKYEMLSQNIEHVNQALNYIEQRDDHLYRPIFELDPIPGNVREAGFGGTNRYDELKKYSNSDIMVSTTKELDKLENELYIQSKSFDSVIKEARNKEKMIARIPAIQPISIKDYGRISDYYGRRRDPFTGNMRMHRGMDFTGPIGTEIYATGKGVIEQAGYSAYGYGKEVVINHGYGYRTVYAHLDEIHVEKGDTVSRGEVIGTLGNTGRSTGPHLHYEVRKGNRAVNPFHYYFDDITADQYDKMISAAEENRRPMD
- the alaS gene encoding alanine--tRNA ligase, which encodes MKSKEIREAYLNFFNRKGHAIFPSAPMVVKDDPTLMFINAGMNQFKDIFLGNETPQNKRVVDTQKCMRVSGKHNDLEEVGHDTYHHTMFEMLGNWSFGDYFKKEAIAWAWEFLTDEMGISEDRLYATVFEGDQENGLERDDEAMEHWKDHLPEDRILYGSKEDNFWEMGDTGPCGPCSEIHVDLRNNEERNRKPGTELVNQNHPMVIELWNLVFIQFNQKASGELELLPEKHVDTGMGFERLCLVMQNKYSNYDTDLFQPIIQELSKMAGKDYGKEDMTDVAMRVVADHLRAISFSIADGQLPSNVKAGYVIRRILRRAVRYGYTYLDFKEPFIYRLLPTLIEVMGDAFPELDAQKDLIGKVIRKEESTFLKTLDTGIKLLDGVIDRTKKNNYKVVDGKTAFELYDTYGFPLDLTELILKEHDLVVDRKEFNRELEKQKERSRQAGKVEAGDWVKIREDERDEFIGYDHTETEVQITQYRKIKSKGKEMYQLVFNYTPFYAESGGQVGDTGYIESDGEKISIIDTKKEHNQTVHYANKFPEDPYVTFKAVVSSQKRIKTANNHTATHLLHHALKEVLGQHVEQKGSLVHPDYLRFDFSHFQKLTKEEIEKIEKIVNYYIRRNIPREEKREVPFEEAKEMGATALFGEKYGDLVRVIKFGDIVELCGGTHVDATGQIGILKITSETAISAGIRRIEALTADKAEEYIRKNLQTLEEVSGLLNNPANVSKSVEKLIDDNNNLNKQVESLLQDKVNSLKRDLLNKMEQVNGVNYIADIVDIDSAGAMKDMAFQMKKEVDNLVLLLGANIDGKANLSLMISENLVKEKEINA